Part of the Candidatus Palauibacter australiensis genome is shown below.
GAGCGACCCATGAAGCCCACGGTTCGTCTCGAACTCGCCGGTTCGCTGGCATGCCTCGCCACTCTGATGGCTTCGCTGGTGCCGGGGACGACCCGGGCGGCGGCCGCCTAGTCCTTTCCCTCCGACGATCCGGTGATCCGGGCGATCTGGGTGGAGGGGGTTGAGCGCTCGCAAGTCTACGAGCTCGGCCAGGTGATGATGGACTCCATCGGACCGCGGCTCACCGGCTCGCCGGCGATGGCCGGTGCCAACGACTGGGCGCTCGCGAAGTACGCGGAGTGGGGCATCGAGGCGTACAAGGAGCAGTACGGCACCTGGCGGGGCTGGGAGCGGGGGATCAACCATATCGATCTCATCGCGCCGCGCGTGCGCACGCTCGAGGGCTTGGCTGCGGCGTGGAGTCCGGCCACGGACGGGCCCGTCGAGGCGGAGGTGGTGATCCTGGCGGACGCGGACAGCCCCGGAGCCTTCGAGGCGGCGCTGTCCGAGGTGCGCGGCAAGTTCGTGCTCGTCTCGCGCCCGGAGCCGAGTTGCCGCGCGCCCGACAACCTGGAGTGGTTCGCGCGGCCCGAGACGACGGCCCGCATGGCCGCGGAGCGGGAGCGCGCCATCGCCGAGTGG
Proteins encoded:
- a CDS encoding peptidase M28, translating into MIRAIWVEGVERSQVYELGQVMMDSIGPRLTGSPAMAGANDWALAKYAEWGIEAYKEQYGTWRGWERGINHIDLIAPRVRTLEGLAAAWSPATDGPVEAEVVILADADSPGAFEAALSEVRGKFVLVSRPEPSCRAPDNLEWFARPETTARMAAERERAIAEWNERVGNTGFAARSLPEALSAAEPAGIIRSQWSEGWGVTKIFGTRAERAPVLDLSCEAYGLLYRLAENDQGPV